The following are encoded together in the Daucus carota subsp. sativus chromosome 5, DH1 v3.0, whole genome shotgun sequence genome:
- the LOC108220485 gene encoding ras-related protein RABC2a-like isoform X1, with protein sequence MDSSSSKKLVSRGNGGGSISPSSYDYSFKILLIGDSGVGKSSLLLSFMISDCQYSLQDLSPTIGVDFKIKFLTNAGKRLKLTIWDTAGQERFGTLTSSYYRGAHGIVLVYDVTRRETFTNLSNIWAKEVDLYSTNEECIKILVGNKVDRESERAVTRQEGLALAQEHKCIFYECSAKTRENVQQCFKDLTLKILERPSLLEQGSLVVKRQILKQEQFYQERHKSCCS encoded by the exons ATGGATTCTTCTTCGTCGAAGAAGTTGGTTAGTAGAGGGAATGGAGGGGGGAGTATAAGTCCAAGTAGTTATGATTATTCTTTCAAGATTTTGTTGATTGGTGATTCTGGTGTGGGCAAGAGTAGTCTTCTGCTTAGTTTCATGATCTCGGATTGTCAGTATTCTCTTCAAGATCTTTCCCCTACCATAG GAGTAGATTTCAAGATTAAGTTCCTCACAAATGCTGGAAAACGGTTAAAACTAACTATATGGGACACAG ctGGACAAGAGAGGTTTGGTACATTGACAAGCTCGTACTACAGAGGTGCACATGGGATAGTTCTTG TTTATGATGTAACACGCCGAGAAACTTTTACAAACTTGTCAAATATATGGGCAAAGGAAGTAGATCTCTACTCTACAAATGAGGAATGCATCAAGATACTCGTCGGCAACAAAGTTGATAGG GAGAGTGAAAGAGCTGTAACAAGACAAGAGGGACTGGCTCTGGCACAAGAGCATAAATGTATATTTTATGAATGTAGTGCAAAAACAAGGGAAAATGTGCAGCAGTGCTTTAAAGATCTCACTTTAAAG ATACTTGAGAGACCTAGTCTGTTGGAGCAAGGATCTTTGGTAGTGAAGCGGCAGATTTTGAAGCAGGAGCAATT
- the LOC108220485 gene encoding ras-related protein RABC2a-like isoform X2: protein MDSSSSKKLVSRGNGGGSISPSSYDYSFKILLIGDSGVGKSSLLLSFMISDCQYSLQDLSPTIGVDFKIKFLTNAGKRLKLTIWDTVYDVTRRETFTNLSNIWAKEVDLYSTNEECIKILVGNKVDRESERAVTRQEGLALAQEHKCIFYECSAKTRENVQQCFKDLTLKILERPSLLEQGSLVVKRQILKQEQFYQERHKSCCS, encoded by the exons ATGGATTCTTCTTCGTCGAAGAAGTTGGTTAGTAGAGGGAATGGAGGGGGGAGTATAAGTCCAAGTAGTTATGATTATTCTTTCAAGATTTTGTTGATTGGTGATTCTGGTGTGGGCAAGAGTAGTCTTCTGCTTAGTTTCATGATCTCGGATTGTCAGTATTCTCTTCAAGATCTTTCCCCTACCATAG GAGTAGATTTCAAGATTAAGTTCCTCACAAATGCTGGAAAACGGTTAAAACTAACTATATGGGACACAG TTTATGATGTAACACGCCGAGAAACTTTTACAAACTTGTCAAATATATGGGCAAAGGAAGTAGATCTCTACTCTACAAATGAGGAATGCATCAAGATACTCGTCGGCAACAAAGTTGATAGG GAGAGTGAAAGAGCTGTAACAAGACAAGAGGGACTGGCTCTGGCACAAGAGCATAAATGTATATTTTATGAATGTAGTGCAAAAACAAGGGAAAATGTGCAGCAGTGCTTTAAAGATCTCACTTTAAAG ATACTTGAGAGACCTAGTCTGTTGGAGCAAGGATCTTTGGTAGTGAAGCGGCAGATTTTGAAGCAGGAGCAATT
- the LOC108220485 gene encoding ras-related protein RABC2a-like isoform X3, with translation MDSSSSKKLVSRGNGGGSISPSSYDYSFKILLIGDSGVGKSSLLLSFMISDCQYSLQDLSPTIGVDFKIKFLTNAGKRLKLTIWDTAGQERFGTLTSSYYRGAHGIVLVYDVTRRETFTNLSNIWAKEVDLYSTNEECIKILVGNKVDRESERAVTRQEGLALAQEHKCIFYECSAKTRENVQQCFKDLTLKRADT, from the exons ATGGATTCTTCTTCGTCGAAGAAGTTGGTTAGTAGAGGGAATGGAGGGGGGAGTATAAGTCCAAGTAGTTATGATTATTCTTTCAAGATTTTGTTGATTGGTGATTCTGGTGTGGGCAAGAGTAGTCTTCTGCTTAGTTTCATGATCTCGGATTGTCAGTATTCTCTTCAAGATCTTTCCCCTACCATAG GAGTAGATTTCAAGATTAAGTTCCTCACAAATGCTGGAAAACGGTTAAAACTAACTATATGGGACACAG ctGGACAAGAGAGGTTTGGTACATTGACAAGCTCGTACTACAGAGGTGCACATGGGATAGTTCTTG TTTATGATGTAACACGCCGAGAAACTTTTACAAACTTGTCAAATATATGGGCAAAGGAAGTAGATCTCTACTCTACAAATGAGGAATGCATCAAGATACTCGTCGGCAACAAAGTTGATAGG GAGAGTGAAAGAGCTGTAACAAGACAAGAGGGACTGGCTCTGGCACAAGAGCATAAATGTATATTTTATGAATGTAGTGCAAAAACAAGGGAAAATGTGCAGCAGTGCTTTAAAGATCTCACTTTAAAG CGTGCAGATACTTGA
- the LOC108222752 gene encoding NAC domain containing protein 50 isoform X1, producing MDPELSIAPAVHTPTVVPASQPKCLAPGFRFHPTDEELVRYYLTRKACGKPFRFQAVSEIDVYKSEPWELAGYSSLSSRDLEWYFFSPVDRKYGNGSRLNRATGKGYWKATGKDRSVRHKGQTIGMKKTLVFHSGRAPDGKRTNWVMHEYRLSDIELQKSGVAQDAFVLCRIFEKSGLGPPNGDRYAPFIEEEWEDDAALLVPGGEAEEELANGDDVRIGASDFEKDANKASHSPSEIPMESLSIPFGCKRERTDDCPINGEAELEPVQMFEIKRSKHSNPSSEDSTTTSHDLPAGPSTNGTLLEFPLLDSIGNRESHQSSITLTFDASNLEKSVPPGYLKFISNLENEILNVSMERETLKIEVMRAQAMINVLQSRIEYLNKDNEEYRRMIQGK from the exons ATGGACCCAGAACTCTCAATTGCGCCGGCGGTACACACCCCCACCGTCGTTCCGGCGAGTCAACCGAAATGCCTGGCACCTGGGTTCAGGTTTCACCCGACTGATGAGGAGTTGGTTCGGTATTATTTGACCCGGAAAGCTTGTGGGAAGCCCTTTAGGTTTCAAGCTGTTTCTGAGATTGATGTTTATAAATCTGAGCCTTGGGAACTTGCAG GTTACTCATCACTGAGCAGCAGAGATTTAGAATGGTATTTCTTCAGCCCTGTAGATAGAAAGTACGGCAATGGATCTCGACTCAACCGTGCCACTGGCAAAGGATATTGGAAGGCAACTGGTAAGGACCGGTCAGTACGTCATAAAGGTCAAACAATTGGAATGAAAAAGACACTGGTCTTTCATAGTGGGCGAGCACCTGATGGGAAGCGAACCAACTGGGTGATGCATGAATACAGACTTTCAGACATAGAATTGCAGAAATCCGGGGTAGCACAG GACGCCTTTGTGCTGTGCAGAATTTTCGAGAAGAGTGGTTTAGGACCACCAAATGGGGATAGATATGCGCCATTCATTGAAGAGGAATGGGAGGATGATGCTGCCCTTTTGGTTCCTGGAGGGGAGGCTGAGGAGGAATTGGCGAACGGTGATGATGTGAGGATTGGGGCCAGTGACTTTGAAAag GATGCAAACAAGGCATCGCATTCTCCCAGTGAAATTCCAATGGAATCTCTTAGTATTCCTTTTGGTTGCAAGAGGGAACGAACGGATGATTGCCCCATTAACGGTGAGGCTGAGCTAGAACCAGTTCAGATGTTTGAAATCAAAAGGTCAAAGCATAGTAATCCATCCTCAGAAGATTCAACTACAACGAGCCACGATCTTCCAGCAGGGCCATCTACGAATGGTACACTCCTGGAATTTCCGTTGTTGGATTCAATCGGGAACAGAGAGAGCCATCAATCCAGCATCACACTTACGTTTGATGCCTCTAATCTTGAAAAATCCGTGCCCCCAGGATACCTGaaatttataagtaatttaGAAAATGAAATCCTCAATGTTTCAATGGAGAGAGAGACCTTGAAGATTGAAGTGATGAGGGCCCAAGCCATGATTAACGTCCTTCAGTCGCGCATTGAATACCTTAACAAAGATAATGAGGAGTATCGAAGAATGATCCAGGGTAAATAG
- the LOC108222752 gene encoding NAC domain containing protein 50 isoform X2, with the protein MDPELSIAPAVHTPTVVPASQPKCLAPGFRFHPTDEELVRYYLTRKACGKPFRFQAVSEIDVYKSEPWELAGYSSLSSRDLEWYFFSPVDRKYGNGSRLNRATGKGYWKATGKDRSVRHKGQTIGMKKTLVFHSGRAPDGKRTNWVMHEYRLSDIELQKSGVAQDAFVLCRIFEKSGLGPPNGDRYAPFIEEEWEDDAALLVPGGEAEEELANGDDVRIGASDFEKFIQDANKASHSPSEIPMESLSIPFGCKRERTDDCPINGEAELEPVQMFEIKRSKHSNPSSEDSTTTSHDLPAGPSTNGTLLEFPLLDSIGNRESHQSSITLTFDASNLEKSVPPGYLKFISNLENEILNVSMERETLKIEVMRAQAMINVLQSRIEYLNKDNEEYRRMIQGK; encoded by the exons ATGGACCCAGAACTCTCAATTGCGCCGGCGGTACACACCCCCACCGTCGTTCCGGCGAGTCAACCGAAATGCCTGGCACCTGGGTTCAGGTTTCACCCGACTGATGAGGAGTTGGTTCGGTATTATTTGACCCGGAAAGCTTGTGGGAAGCCCTTTAGGTTTCAAGCTGTTTCTGAGATTGATGTTTATAAATCTGAGCCTTGGGAACTTGCAG GTTACTCATCACTGAGCAGCAGAGATTTAGAATGGTATTTCTTCAGCCCTGTAGATAGAAAGTACGGCAATGGATCTCGACTCAACCGTGCCACTGGCAAAGGATATTGGAAGGCAACTGGTAAGGACCGGTCAGTACGTCATAAAGGTCAAACAATTGGAATGAAAAAGACACTGGTCTTTCATAGTGGGCGAGCACCTGATGGGAAGCGAACCAACTGGGTGATGCATGAATACAGACTTTCAGACATAGAATTGCAGAAATCCGGGGTAGCACAG GACGCCTTTGTGCTGTGCAGAATTTTCGAGAAGAGTGGTTTAGGACCACCAAATGGGGATAGATATGCGCCATTCATTGAAGAGGAATGGGAGGATGATGCTGCCCTTTTGGTTCCTGGAGGGGAGGCTGAGGAGGAATTGGCGAACGGTGATGATGTGAGGATTGGGGCCAGTGACTTTGAAAag TTTATACAGGATGCAAACAAGGCATCGCATTCTCCCAGTGAAATTCCAATGGAATCTCTTAGTATTCCTTTTGGTTGCAAGAGGGAACGAACGGATGATTGCCCCATTAACGGTGAGGCTGAGCTAGAACCAGTTCAGATGTTTGAAATCAAAAGGTCAAAGCATAGTAATCCATCCTCAGAAGATTCAACTACAACGAGCCACGATCTTCCAGCAGGGCCATCTACGAATGGTACACTCCTGGAATTTCCGTTGTTGGATTCAATCGGGAACAGAGAGAGCCATCAATCCAGCATCACACTTACGTTTGATGCCTCTAATCTTGAAAAATCCGTGCCCCCAGGATACCTGaaatttataagtaatttaGAAAATGAAATCCTCAATGTTTCAATGGAGAGAGAGACCTTGAAGATTGAAGTGATGAGGGCCCAAGCCATGATTAACGTCCTTCAGTCGCGCATTGAATACCTTAACAAAGATAATGAGGAGTATCGAAGAATGATCCAGGGTAAATAG